Proteins encoded within one genomic window of Flavobacterium oreochromis:
- a CDS encoding T9SS type A sorting domain-containing protein produces MYGPLNSNSEMTLSLSNPDLGLPDKRSFDSFKVQPIEITLDGEWNLSMSNKNIQLVSSNSTSSTFRFLTKQGLPIEATFKKTVTLTSPRIGTSLNNKNSTKTIFAYPNPTSTVVRVDNVQMNLMNTKLYNLQGQDLTHLVVINTNTIDMSNLPTGSYLLKVNNDNITIYKK; encoded by the coding sequence ATGTATGGGCCTTTAAATTCTAATTCAGAAATGACATTGAGTTTATCAAATCCCGATTTAGGTCTTCCAGATAAAAGAAGTTTTGATTCATTTAAAGTTCAACCTATCGAAATTACACTTGATGGAGAATGGAATTTATCGATGTCTAATAAAAATATTCAATTAGTATCTTCAAATTCAACTAGTAGTACATTTAGATTTTTAACTAAACAAGGTTTACCTATTGAAGCTACTTTTAAAAAAACGGTAACTTTAACAAGTCCAAGAATTGGTACTTCTTTAAATAATAAAAATTCTACAAAAACTATTTTTGCATACCCTAATCCAACGAGTACTGTTGTACGTGTTGATAATGTTCAAATGAATTTAATGAATACTAAATTATATAATTTGCAAGGGCAAGATTTAACTCATTTAGTTGTAATAAACACAAATACAATTGATATGTCTAACTTGCCTACAGGATCTTATTTGTTAAAAGTAAATAATGATAATATTACAATTTATAAGAAATAG